In one Pseudomonas sp. SG20056 genomic region, the following are encoded:
- a CDS encoding alpha/beta hydrolase: protein MSASSLSLTPPLAAGFARLGFGALPLERLKARYGNAANGSRYIELDGFNLHYRDEGSRDKPVLVLIHGVVASLHTWDDWLPAFAADYRVIRFDVPGFGLTGPARDGVYSAERMIKVFGLLLDYLGVSKASIVGNSLGGYIAWNFALAQPQRVEKLVLIDPAGYHMHKVPWMIAAAALPGATVAMPLWMPRALIAQGIKEVYGEPARIKPGVVDRYNDLTRRPGNRRAMMDIFRVLLKVNKDELHTTPARVAQIQAPTLLLWGERDRWISPKHVPLWQRDLPGIQVKTYPGVGHIPMEEIPQQSAADALRFLQG from the coding sequence ATGTCTGCTTCCAGTCTCTCGCTGACGCCACCGCTGGCGGCCGGTTTTGCCCGCCTGGGTTTTGGTGCCCTGCCGCTGGAGCGCCTCAAGGCGCGCTATGGCAATGCCGCCAATGGCTCGCGTTATATCGAACTCGATGGTTTCAATCTGCACTACCGCGATGAGGGCAGTCGCGACAAACCAGTGCTGGTCTTGATCCACGGCGTGGTGGCCTCGCTGCACACCTGGGATGACTGGCTACCAGCCTTTGCCGCTGATTACCGGGTGATTCGTTTCGATGTGCCGGGCTTCGGCCTCACCGGCCCGGCCCGCGATGGTGTGTATTCCGCCGAGCGGATGATCAAGGTCTTCGGTCTGTTGCTCGACTACCTGGGCGTGAGCAAGGCGTCGATTGTCGGCAATTCCCTGGGTGGTTATATCGCCTGGAATTTTGCCCTGGCGCAGCCACAACGGGTGGAGAAACTGGTGCTGATCGACCCGGCCGGTTATCACATGCACAAGGTGCCGTGGATGATTGCCGCCGCTGCTTTACCGGGTGCCACCGTGGCCATGCCGCTGTGGATGCCGCGCGCGTTGATTGCCCAGGGCATCAAGGAAGTCTACGGCGAGCCGGCACGGATCAAGCCGGGTGTGGTGGACCGCTACAACGATCTGACGCGTCGGCCAGGTAATCGCCGGGCGATGATGGATATCTTCCGCGTGCTGCTCAAGGTCAACAAGGACGAGCTGCACACCACACCGGCACGGGTGGCGCAGATTCAGGCACCGACGCTGCTGCTGTGGGGCGAACGTGACCGCTGGATTTCGCCCAAGCACGTGCCGCTTTGGCAGCGCGACCTGCCGGGGATTCAGGTGAAAACCTATCCGGGCGTTGGGCACATTCCGATGGAAGAAATCCCGCAGCAAAGCGCGGCCGATGCCCTGCGTTTTCTTCAAGGCTGA
- a CDS encoding TetR/AcrR family transcriptional regulator — MQQALAELGAVRAVFEDLGGYGAVAQQQEQDGDGPLIGHLQRTNIQLAAIPVFARKGLADTTVNDLLAAANVSRRTFYKYFENKMQVLEGIYQTAVSLLLSRFSEMQSIAGSPQAWLEGMVGRYFDYHLAVGPIIRLMQEEALRADSPLAAHRQRAHTEMARLLAERLHGATRAADPLTYRALIWAMEAASLELLGRAAKREEIEQAKRVLSELLIASLCPASGST; from the coding sequence ATGCAGCAGGCGTTGGCAGAACTGGGTGCCGTTCGCGCGGTATTCGAAGACCTCGGTGGTTACGGTGCGGTGGCCCAGCAGCAGGAGCAGGATGGCGACGGGCCGCTGATCGGCCATCTGCAGCGCACCAATATTCAGCTGGCGGCAATTCCGGTATTTGCCCGCAAGGGCTTGGCGGACACCACGGTGAATGACCTGCTGGCGGCGGCCAATGTGTCGCGGCGCACCTTCTACAAATACTTCGAGAACAAGATGCAGGTGCTCGAAGGTATCTACCAGACGGCAGTATCCCTGCTGCTGTCACGCTTCAGTGAAATGCAGAGCATCGCCGGCAGCCCACAGGCCTGGTTAGAGGGCATGGTCGGACGCTACTTCGACTATCACCTGGCGGTCGGGCCGATTATCCGCCTGATGCAGGAAGAAGCCCTGCGCGCCGATTCACCGCTGGCCGCACACCGGCAGCGTGCACATACCGAGATGGCGCGGTTACTGGCCGAGCGTCTGCATGGCGCGACCCGCGCGGCGGATCCACTGACCTACCGTGCGCTGATCTGGGCCATGGAGGCGGCCTCGCTGGAGCTGCTTGGCCGCGCCGCCAAACGCGAAGAAATCGAGCAGGCCAAGCGTGTGCTCAGTGAGCTGCTGATTGCCTCGCTGTGTCCTGCGTCCGGCTCAACCTAG